A DNA window from Stutzerimonas stutzeri contains the following coding sequences:
- the carA gene encoding glutamine-hydrolyzing carbamoyl-phosphate synthase small subunit, whose translation MTKPALTPAILALADGSIFRGESIGADGQTIGEVVFNTAMTGYQEILTDPSYAKQIVTLTYPHVGNTGTTPEDAESWKVWAAGLVIRDLPLISSNWRDKQSLPDYLKANGTVAIAGIDTRRLTRILREKGAQDGCILAGSDATEEKALELARSFPGLKGMDLAKEVSVKERYEWRSSVWCLKDDGHAEIPASELPYHVVAFDYGVKYNILRMLVARGCRVTVLPAQTPASEALALNPDGIFLANGPGDPEPCDYAIKAIQEVLETDIPVFGICLGHQLLALASGAKTVKMPNGHHGANHPVQDLKTGVVMITSQNHGFAVDEASLPANVRATHKSLFDGTLQGIERTDKVAFSFQGHPEASPGPHDVAPLFDRFIEAMAKRR comes from the coding sequence TTGACTAAGCCAGCCCTTACGCCAGCCATTCTGGCTCTTGCCGATGGCAGCATCTTTCGCGGCGAATCCATCGGCGCCGATGGGCAAACCATTGGTGAGGTGGTGTTCAATACCGCCATGACCGGCTATCAGGAAATCCTCACCGATCCTTCCTACGCCAAGCAGATCGTAACCCTCACCTATCCTCACGTCGGCAACACCGGTACCACGCCGGAAGATGCCGAGTCCTGGAAAGTCTGGGCCGCCGGCCTGGTGATTCGTGACCTGCCGCTGATATCCAGCAACTGGCGCGACAAGCAATCGCTGCCTGACTATCTCAAGGCCAACGGCACCGTTGCCATCGCTGGCATCGACACCCGTCGTTTGACCCGCATTCTTCGAGAGAAGGGTGCGCAAGATGGCTGCATCCTTGCCGGAAGCGACGCGACTGAAGAAAAAGCGCTGGAGCTGGCGCGCAGTTTCCCTGGCCTCAAGGGCATGGATCTGGCTAAGGAAGTCAGCGTCAAGGAGCGCTACGAGTGGCGTTCCAGCGTCTGGTGTTTGAAGGATGACGGCCATGCCGAAATCCCGGCCAGCGAACTGCCTTATCACGTCGTCGCCTTCGACTACGGCGTGAAATACAACATCCTGCGCATGCTGGTTGCGCGTGGTTGCCGCGTCACCGTGCTGCCGGCGCAGACGCCTGCCAGCGAAGCCTTGGCGCTGAATCCGGACGGTATCTTCCTGGCCAACGGCCCAGGCGATCCCGAGCCGTGCGACTACGCGATCAAGGCGATTCAGGAAGTGCTTGAAACCGACATTCCTGTATTCGGCATCTGCCTGGGCCATCAGCTGCTGGCGCTGGCTTCCGGTGCCAAGACCGTGAAGATGCCCAACGGCCACCATGGTGCGAACCATCCGGTTCAGGACCTGAAGACCGGCGTGGTGATGATCACCAGTCAGAACCATGGCTTTGCCGTGGATGAGGCGAGCCTACCGGCCAATGTGCGCGCGACGCACAAGTCGCTGTTCGACGGCACCCTGCAGGGTATCGAGCGCACCGACAAGGTTGCCTTCAGCTTCCAGGGTCACCCCGAAGCGAGCCCGGGCCCGCACGACGTCGCGCCGCTGTTCGACCGTTTCATCGAAGCCATGGCCAAGCGCCGCTAA
- the carB gene encoding carbamoyl-phosphate synthase large subunit produces the protein MPKRTDIKSILILGAGPIVIGQACEFDYSGAQACKALKEEGFRVILVNSNPATIMTDPSMADATYIEPIKWATVAKIIEKERPDALLPTMGGQTALNCALDLEKHGVLEKFGVEMIGANADTIDKAEDRSRFDKAMKDIGLACPVSGIAHNMEEAYAVLEKVGFPCIIRPSFTMGGTGGGIAYNREEFEEICARGIDLSPTSELLIDESLIGWKEYEMEVVRDKKDNCIIVCAIENFDPMGVHTGDSITVAPAQTLTDKEYQILRNASLAVLREIGVETGGSNVQFGICPNTGRMVVIEMNPRVSRSSALASKATGFPIAKIAAKLAVGYTLDELSNDITGGRTPASFEPAIDYVVTKIPRFAFEKFPKADARLTTQMKSVGEVMAIGRTFQESLQKALRGLEVGVAGFDEKLDLADPEAESTLRRELTVPSADRIWYIADAFRAGKTVADVFALTNIDEWFLVQIEDLIKDEERIKTLALSSIDRDSMYTLKRKGFSDIRLAKLLGVTEKNLRSHRHKLKVLPVYKRVDTCAAEFATDTAYLYSTYEEECEANPSSRDKIMILGGGPNRIGQGIEFDYCCVHAALALREDGYETIMVNCNPETVSTDYDTSDRLYFEPVTLEDVLEIVRVEQPKGVIVQYGGQTPLKICRALEEAGVPIIGTSPDAIDRAEDRERFQQMVQRLGLRQPANATARSEDEALAHSKTIGYPLVVRPSYVLGGRAMEIVYQEDELKRYMREAVKVSNDSPVLLDHFLNCAIEVDVDAVCDGETVVIGAIMQHIEQAGVHSGDSACSLPPYSLPMHIQDEIRDQVKKMALELNVVGLMNVQMAVQGEDIFVIEVNPRASRTVPFVSKCVGVSLAKVAARVMAGKTLEEAGYSAEIIPPYFSVKEAVFPFAKFPGVDPILGPEMKSTGEVMGVGDTFGEAFAKAQSGASEILPNAGVAFISVRDDDKPLVAGVARDLIGLGFEVVATAGTAKLIEAAGLPVRRVNKVTEGRPHVVDMIKNDEVTLIINTTEGRQSIADSYSIRRNALQHKIYCTTTIAAGQAICEALKFGPEKTVRRLQDLHAGINA, from the coding sequence ATGCCAAAACGTACAGATATCAAAAGCATCCTCATCCTCGGCGCCGGCCCCATCGTCATTGGCCAGGCGTGCGAGTTCGATTACTCCGGTGCTCAGGCTTGCAAGGCTCTGAAAGAGGAAGGCTTCCGCGTCATCCTGGTGAACTCCAACCCGGCCACCATCATGACCGACCCGTCGATGGCCGACGCCACCTATATCGAGCCGATCAAGTGGGCCACCGTGGCCAAGATCATCGAGAAGGAGCGGCCCGACGCTCTGCTGCCAACCATGGGCGGCCAGACTGCGCTGAACTGCGCACTGGATCTGGAAAAACACGGCGTGCTGGAGAAGTTCGGCGTTGAGATGATCGGTGCCAATGCCGACACCATCGACAAGGCTGAAGACCGCTCGCGCTTCGACAAGGCGATGAAAGACATCGGCCTGGCCTGCCCGGTTTCCGGCATCGCCCACAACATGGAAGAAGCCTATGCGGTGCTGGAGAAGGTCGGCTTCCCCTGCATCATCCGTCCGTCCTTCACCATGGGCGGTACTGGCGGCGGCATTGCCTACAACCGCGAAGAATTTGAAGAAATCTGCGCCCGCGGTATCGATCTGTCGCCGACCAGCGAACTGCTGATCGACGAATCCTTGATCGGCTGGAAGGAATACGAGATGGAGGTGGTCCGCGACAAGAAGGACAACTGCATCATCGTCTGCGCCATCGAGAACTTCGACCCGATGGGCGTGCACACCGGTGACTCGATCACCGTGGCGCCAGCGCAAACCCTGACCGACAAGGAATACCAGATCCTGCGTAACGCATCGCTCGCGGTGCTGCGTGAGATCGGCGTGGAAACCGGCGGCTCCAACGTGCAGTTCGGCATCTGCCCGAACACCGGCCGTATGGTCGTGATCGAGATGAACCCGCGCGTGTCGCGTTCTTCGGCGCTGGCCTCCAAGGCCACCGGCTTCCCGATCGCCAAGATCGCCGCCAAGCTGGCGGTGGGTTACACCCTCGACGAGCTGAGCAACGACATCACCGGCGGTCGTACCCCGGCCTCGTTCGAGCCGGCCATCGACTACGTCGTGACCAAGATCCCGCGTTTCGCCTTCGAGAAATTCCCGAAAGCCGACGCCCGCCTGACCACCCAGATGAAGTCGGTCGGTGAAGTCATGGCCATCGGCCGCACCTTCCAGGAATCCCTGCAGAAAGCCCTGCGCGGTCTGGAAGTGGGCGTAGCCGGTTTCGATGAAAAACTCGACCTGGCCGATCCTGAAGCCGAGAGCACCCTACGCCGCGAGCTGACCGTGCCCAGCGCTGACCGTATCTGGTACATCGCCGATGCCTTCCGTGCGGGTAAAACCGTGGCTGATGTCTTTGCGCTGACCAATATCGATGAGTGGTTCCTGGTTCAGATCGAAGACTTGATCAAGGACGAAGAGCGCATCAAGACCCTGGCGCTGTCCAGCATTGATCGCGACTCGATGTACACGCTCAAGCGCAAAGGCTTCTCCGACATTCGCCTGGCCAAACTGCTGGGTGTGACCGAGAAGAACCTGCGCAGCCACCGTCACAAGCTCAAGGTGCTGCCGGTGTACAAGCGCGTCGACACCTGCGCTGCCGAGTTCGCGACCGACACCGCTTACCTGTACTCGACCTACGAGGAAGAGTGCGAGGCCAATCCGTCGAGCCGCGACAAAATCATGATCCTCGGTGGCGGTCCTAACCGTATCGGCCAGGGCATCGAGTTCGACTACTGCTGCGTGCACGCCGCCCTGGCGCTGCGTGAAGACGGCTACGAGACCATCATGGTCAACTGCAATCCGGAAACCGTCTCCACCGACTACGACACCTCTGATCGCCTGTACTTCGAGCCTGTGACCCTGGAAGACGTGCTGGAAATCGTCCGCGTCGAGCAGCCCAAGGGTGTGATCGTGCAGTACGGCGGCCAGACTCCGCTGAAAATCTGCCGCGCCCTGGAAGAAGCCGGCGTGCCAATCATCGGCACCAGTCCGGACGCTATCGACCGCGCCGAAGACCGTGAGCGCTTCCAACAAATGGTTCAGCGCCTTGGCCTGCGCCAGCCGGCCAACGCCACCGCGCGCAGTGAAGACGAAGCCCTGGCTCACTCCAAGACCATCGGTTACCCGCTGGTGGTGCGTCCGTCCTATGTGCTGGGCGGTCGGGCAATGGAAATTGTCTACCAGGAAGACGAGCTCAAGCGTTACATGCGCGAAGCGGTAAAAGTCTCCAACGACAGCCCGGTGCTGCTCGACCACTTCCTCAACTGCGCCATCGAAGTGGACGTGGATGCGGTGTGCGACGGCGAAACTGTGGTGATCGGCGCGATCATGCAGCACATCGAACAGGCCGGCGTGCACTCCGGTGACTCCGCCTGCTCGCTGCCGCCGTACTCGCTGCCGATGCACATCCAGGACGAGATCCGTGATCAGGTCAAGAAGATGGCCCTGGAGCTCAATGTGGTCGGCCTGATGAACGTGCAGATGGCTGTGCAGGGCGAGGACATCTTCGTCATCGAAGTGAACCCGCGTGCTTCGCGTACCGTGCCGTTTGTCTCCAAGTGCGTTGGCGTCTCGCTGGCCAAGGTGGCCGCGCGTGTCATGGCCGGCAAGACGCTCGAAGAAGCGGGTTACAGCGCCGAAATCATCCCGCCGTACTTCAGCGTCAAGGAAGCGGTGTTCCCGTTCGCCAAGTTCCCAGGCGTCGACCCGATCCTCGGCCCAGAAATGAAGTCCACCGGTGAAGTGATGGGCGTGGGCGATACCTTCGGCGAAGCCTTTGCCAAGGCCCAGTCGGGCGCTAGCGAAATCCTGCCGAATGCTGGTGTGGCCTTTATCAGTGTGCGTGACGACGACAAGCCGTTGGTAGCGGGTGTGGCGCGTGATCTGATTGGCCTGGGCTTTGAAGTGGTGGCCACTGCCGGCACTGCCAAGCTGATCGAGGCGGCGGGTCTGCCTGTGCGCCGCGTCAACAAGGTGACCGAGGGCCGTCCGCATGTGGTCGACATGATCAAGAATGACGAAGTCACCCTGATCATAAACACCACTGAAGGTCGTCAGTCGATCGCTGACTCCTATTCCATTCGTCGTAACGCCCTGCAGCACAAAATCTACTGCACCACCACCATCGCGGCGGGGCAGGCGATCTGTGAGGCGCTGAAATTCGGTCCCGAGAAGACCGTGCGCCGGCTGCAGGACCTGCATGCAGGAATCAACGCATGA
- the greA gene encoding transcription elongation factor GreA, giving the protein MTKYPMTVQGARALEEEHAHLTKVVRPKLSQDIGTARELGDLKENAEYHAAREQQGMVEARIRDIEGRLQNAVIIDVTTIAHTGKVIFGTTVEIANVETDERVTYQIVGDDEANIKQGKLSVSSPIARALIGKEEGDVVAVKTPSGVIEYEIVEVRHL; this is encoded by the coding sequence ATGACTAAATACCCGATGACCGTCCAGGGCGCGCGCGCCCTGGAAGAAGAGCATGCGCACCTCACCAAGGTGGTGCGTCCTAAGCTCAGCCAGGATATTGGCACCGCGCGCGAGCTCGGTGACCTCAAGGAGAACGCCGAGTACCACGCTGCGCGCGAGCAGCAGGGCATGGTCGAGGCGCGTATCCGCGATATCGAAGGGCGTCTGCAGAATGCGGTGATCATCGACGTCACCACCATTGCCCATACTGGCAAGGTGATTTTCGGCACCACCGTGGAAATCGCCAATGTCGAGACAGATGAGCGAGTGACCTACCAGATCGTCGGTGACGATGAGGCGAATATCAAGCAGGGCAAGCTGTCGGTGAGTTCGCCGATTGCGCGCGCACTGATTGGCAAGGAAGAAGGCGACGTTGTGGCCGTCAAGACGCCCAGCGGCGTGATTGAGTACGAGATTGTCGAAGTCCGCCATCTCTGA
- a CDS encoding DUF4149 domain-containing protein, producing the protein MSKSAISDRQPARAGIITWQLAQTFWVGGLWLLQFMVLPALGRIGLAPLLVEEIAGNLRPLLVGFAAICGALQVLVLIQVTGLHGLWRDVRGQLLLAVMLLAGSQLLMRAGWFESLYWASFSFLAMALCGLMLVLQPPPGREH; encoded by the coding sequence TTGTCGAAGTCCGCCATCTCTGACCGGCAGCCCGCGCGGGCTGGCATCATCACCTGGCAACTGGCCCAGACGTTCTGGGTTGGTGGCTTGTGGTTGCTGCAGTTCATGGTGCTGCCCGCGCTTGGGCGCATCGGGCTGGCGCCGTTGCTGGTCGAGGAGATTGCCGGCAATCTGAGGCCATTGCTTGTCGGCTTTGCCGCGATCTGTGGTGCGCTGCAGGTGCTTGTATTGATTCAAGTGACGGGTTTGCACGGCTTGTGGCGCGACGTGCGTGGCCAGCTTTTGCTGGCAGTGATGCTGCTCGCGGGCAGTCAGTTGCTGATGCGAGCTGGCTGGTTCGAATCGCTCTACTGGGCCAGTTTCAGCTTTCTGGCCATGGCGCTTTGCGGACTGATGCTGGTACTGCAGCCGCCGCCCGGTCGCGAGCATTGA
- the yhbY gene encoding ribosome assembly RNA-binding protein YhbY, protein MPLTNEQKKQYKSIGHHLKPVLIVAENGLTEGVQAELERALNDHELIKIQFRLAEREDRRALMEVLCKNGKCELVQAIGKMALVYRKNPKPNKQLSNIHRFQA, encoded by the coding sequence ATGCCGCTCACCAACGAGCAAAAGAAACAGTACAAATCCATCGGCCACCACCTGAAGCCGGTTCTCATCGTGGCCGAGAACGGACTGACCGAAGGCGTTCAAGCCGAACTCGAGCGAGCCCTGAATGATCACGAACTGATCAAGATCCAGTTCCGCCTCGCAGAGCGCGAAGATCGTCGCGCTCTGATGGAAGTGCTGTGCAAGAACGGCAAGTGCGAGCTGGTACAAGCCATCGGCAAGATGGCATTGGTGTATCGCAAGAATCCGAAGCCGAACAAACAGCTTTCAAACATTCACCGCTTCCAGGCTTGA
- the ftsH gene encoding ATP-dependent zinc metalloprotease FtsH produces MAKNLILWLIIAAVLVTVMNNFSSPSEPQTLNYSDFLEQVKEGRVERVTVDGFVIIGKRSEGDTFKTIRPAIQDNGLIGDLLDNNVLIEGKQPEQQSIWTQLLVASFPILVIIAVFMFFMRQMQGGAGGKGGPMSFGKSKARLLSEDQVKTTFADVAGCDEAKEEVHELVEFLRDPGKFQRLGGRIPRGVLMVGSPGTGKTLLAKAVAGEAKVPFFTISGSDFVEMFVGVGASRVRDMFEQAKKHAPCIIFIDEIDAVGRHRGAGMGGGHDEREQTLNQLLVEMDGFEMNDGIIVIAATNRPDVLDPALLRPGRFDRQVVVGLPDIRGREQILKVHMRKVPMGEDVAPAVIARGTPGFSGADLANLVNEASLFAARAGKRVVEMKEFELAKDKIMMGAERKSMVMSEKEKLNTAYHEAGHAIVGRVVPEHDPVYKVSIIPRGRALGVTMFLPEEDRYSLSKRALISQICSLFGGRIAEEMTLGFEGVTTGASNDIMRATQLARNMVTKWGLSEKLGPLMYAEEEGEVFLGRSAGSQHSNVSGETAKLIDEEVRSIIDRCYGTAKQILTDNRDKLDTMAEALMKYETIDAPQIDDIMAGRTPREPRDWEGGSGASGTPVVPDDSRPQTPIGGPAGEH; encoded by the coding sequence ATGGCAAAAAACCTGATCCTGTGGCTGATCATCGCCGCCGTCCTGGTCACGGTGATGAACAACTTCTCCAGCCCGAGCGAGCCACAGACGCTGAACTACTCGGACTTCCTCGAGCAAGTCAAAGAAGGGCGCGTCGAGCGCGTGACTGTCGATGGCTTCGTCATCATCGGCAAGCGCAGCGAAGGCGATACCTTCAAGACCATTCGCCCGGCGATTCAGGACAACGGCCTGATCGGTGACCTGCTCGATAATAATGTGCTGATCGAAGGCAAGCAGCCCGAGCAGCAGAGCATCTGGACCCAGTTGCTGGTTGCGAGCTTCCCGATTCTCGTGATCATTGCCGTGTTCATGTTCTTCATGCGCCAGATGCAGGGCGGGGCGGGCGGCAAGGGTGGACCGATGAGCTTCGGCAAGAGCAAGGCGCGCCTGCTCTCGGAAGATCAGGTTAAAACGACCTTTGCCGATGTTGCTGGCTGCGATGAAGCAAAAGAAGAAGTCCACGAACTGGTTGAGTTCCTCCGCGACCCGGGCAAGTTTCAGCGCCTTGGCGGACGCATCCCGCGTGGTGTGCTGATGGTTGGCTCGCCAGGTACCGGTAAAACTCTTTTGGCGAAGGCAGTTGCTGGCGAAGCCAAGGTGCCGTTCTTCACCATTTCCGGTTCAGATTTTGTGGAAATGTTCGTCGGTGTCGGTGCATCCCGTGTGCGTGACATGTTCGAGCAAGCCAAGAAACACGCGCCTTGCATCATCTTTATCGATGAGATCGATGCCGTAGGCCGCCATCGTGGTGCGGGCATGGGTGGTGGTCATGACGAGCGTGAGCAGACTCTCAACCAGTTGCTGGTTGAGATGGATGGTTTCGAAATGAACGACGGCATCATCGTGATCGCTGCCACCAACCGTCCTGACGTGCTTGACCCTGCCTTGCTGCGTCCGGGCCGTTTCGACCGCCAGGTGGTTGTTGGCCTGCCGGATATCCGTGGTCGCGAGCAGATCCTCAAAGTACATATGCGCAAAGTGCCCATGGGTGAAGACGTTGCTCCGGCCGTTATTGCGCGCGGTACGCCGGGCTTTTCCGGTGCCGACTTGGCTAACCTGGTCAACGAGGCTTCGCTGTTTGCTGCCCGTGCCGGTAAGCGTGTGGTCGAGATGAAAGAGTTCGAGCTGGCCAAAGACAAGATCATGATGGGCGCCGAGCGCAAGTCCATGGTCATGTCGGAAAAGGAGAAGCTCAATACGGCTTACCATGAGGCAGGTCATGCCATCGTTGGTCGGGTGGTTCCCGAGCATGATCCCGTTTACAAGGTGTCTATCATTCCGCGTGGTCGGGCGCTCGGCGTCACCATGTTCTTGCCGGAAGAAGACCGTTACAGCCTCTCGAAACGCGCACTGATCAGTCAGATATGCTCGTTGTTCGGTGGTCGTATCGCTGAGGAAATGACTCTGGGGTTCGAGGGTGTCACCACCGGTGCGTCGAACGACATCATGCGGGCAACGCAGCTGGCTCGGAATATGGTCACCAAATGGGGCCTGTCGGAAAAGCTCGGACCGTTGATGTATGCCGAAGAGGAGGGCGAGGTGTTCCTTGGTCGCAGTGCTGGCAGTCAACATTCCAACGTGTCCGGGGAAACCGCGAAGCTGATTGATGAGGAAGTGCGCAGCATCATTGATCGCTGCTACGGCACGGCCAAGCAAATTCTGACTGACAACCGCGACAAGCTCGACACGATGGCTGAGGCGTTGATGAAGTACGAAACCATCGATGCGCCGCAGATCGACGACATCATGGCTGGGCGCACGCCGCGTGAGCCACGTGATTGGGAAGGTGGTTCGGGAGCATCCGGCACGCCGGTTGTTCCGGATGACAGTCGTCCGCAAACCCCGATCGGCGGCCCTGCTGGCGAGCACTAA
- the folP gene encoding dihydropteroate synthase codes for MTDSFFLSRLVCGGRVLDLSRPQVMGILNVTPDSFSDGGRFAERDAAVQHAEAMVAAGATLIDIGGESTRPGARSISPTEELERVAPVVEAVARELDVVVSVDTSTPAVIRECARLGAGLINDVRALQRDGALDAAADAGLPVCLMHMRGEPGNMQDDPRYDDVIDEVCSFLEQRMAACAAAGIPADRIVLDPGFGFAKTLSHNLVLFRHMEALHRLGRPLLVGVSRKSMVGAVLGRAVDGRMYGSLALAALAVSKGARIVRVHDVAETVDVVRMIAAVQAAE; via the coding sequence ATGACCGATTCGTTTTTCCTCTCTCGACTTGTCTGCGGTGGTCGAGTGCTTGATCTATCCCGTCCCCAGGTGATGGGTATTCTCAATGTCACCCCTGACTCTTTCTCTGATGGTGGCCGCTTCGCCGAGCGTGACGCAGCTGTACAGCATGCCGAGGCGATGGTGGCTGCTGGGGCTACGCTGATCGATATAGGCGGCGAGTCCACGCGACCCGGTGCACGTTCTATATCGCCTACCGAGGAGCTGGAGCGCGTTGCGCCAGTCGTCGAAGCGGTCGCTCGAGAGCTGGATGTGGTGGTTTCGGTAGATACTTCTACACCTGCCGTTATCCGCGAATGCGCTCGTTTAGGTGCGGGATTGATCAACGATGTACGTGCACTGCAGCGCGACGGTGCGTTGGATGCGGCCGCTGATGCCGGCTTGCCGGTTTGTCTGATGCACATGCGTGGCGAGCCGGGCAATATGCAGGACGACCCCCGCTACGACGACGTGATTGATGAGGTCTGTTCATTTCTCGAGCAGCGAATGGCTGCCTGCGCTGCAGCGGGAATTCCCGCTGACCGGATAGTTCTTGATCCCGGCTTCGGCTTTGCCAAGACGCTGTCGCATAATCTTGTGCTGTTCCGGCACATGGAGGCCCTTCACCGTCTAGGTCGACCGTTATTGGTTGGCGTGTCGCGCAAGAGCATGGTCGGGGCGGTGCTGGGGCGCGCAGTCGATGGACGCATGTATGGCAGCCTGGCGCTGGCGGCCCTTGCCGTGAGCAAAGGCGCTCGGATCGTGCGCGTTCACGATGTTGCCGAGACAGTTGATGTGGTTCGAATGATTGCTGCAGTGCAGGCGGCGGAATAG
- the glmM gene encoding phosphoglucosamine mutase, producing the protein MTRKYFGTDGIRGHVGQPPITPDFMLKLGWAAGMAFRKQGKCRILIGKDTRISGYMFESALQAGLSAAGADVLLLGPMPTPAVAYLTRTFHAEAGIVISASHNPHHDNGIKFFSGRGTKLPDEVELMIEELLDAPMTVVESAQLGKASRINDAAGRYIEFCKSSVPTSTDFSGLKLVVDCAHGATYKVAPSVFRELGAEVIVIGAQPDGLNINADVGSTHVGQLQKAVVEHGADLGIAFDGDGDRVMMVDHTGAMVDGDELLYIIATDLQERDRLSGGVVGTLMSNLGLELALKAREIPFTRAKVGDRYVIAEMLDRGWALGGENSGHIVCAQHTTTGDAIIAALQVVLALRRREQTLAQERLAWHKCPQVLINVRFAGDRDPISHPSVQAACDSVTERMGGRGRVLLRKSGTEPLVRVMVEGDDESQVRGMAEELAKVVTEVCA; encoded by the coding sequence ATGACTAGAAAGTATTTCGGCACCGATGGCATTCGCGGTCACGTCGGGCAACCTCCGATCACGCCTGACTTTATGCTGAAGCTGGGTTGGGCCGCCGGCATGGCATTTCGCAAGCAGGGCAAGTGCCGGATTCTGATCGGCAAGGACACGCGGATCTCGGGTTACATGTTCGAATCGGCGCTGCAGGCGGGTTTGTCCGCAGCTGGCGCTGATGTGCTGTTACTGGGTCCCATGCCAACGCCGGCTGTCGCCTATCTGACGCGTACTTTCCATGCGGAGGCTGGCATCGTCATCAGTGCCTCCCACAACCCGCATCACGATAACGGCATCAAATTCTTCTCGGGCCGCGGCACCAAGCTTCCAGATGAAGTGGAGCTGATGATAGAGGAGCTGCTCGATGCGCCGATGACGGTGGTTGAGTCGGCCCAGCTGGGTAAGGCGTCGCGTATCAATGACGCAGCGGGACGCTACATCGAGTTCTGTAAAAGCAGTGTGCCTACCAGTACCGATTTTTCCGGATTGAAGCTGGTGGTCGATTGTGCGCATGGCGCGACCTATAAAGTCGCGCCCAGTGTCTTTCGTGAGCTGGGCGCTGAGGTGATAGTGATTGGCGCGCAGCCGGATGGGCTGAACATCAATGCTGATGTGGGTTCCACCCATGTTGGGCAGCTGCAGAAGGCCGTTGTGGAGCACGGCGCCGATCTGGGTATTGCCTTTGATGGTGATGGTGATCGGGTGATGATGGTCGATCACACGGGCGCCATGGTGGATGGTGACGAGTTGCTCTATATCATCGCTACTGACCTGCAGGAGCGGGATCGACTGTCCGGTGGGGTGGTGGGTACGCTGATGAGCAACCTTGGACTCGAGCTCGCCCTGAAGGCGCGGGAAATCCCGTTCACGCGGGCCAAGGTCGGGGATCGTTATGTGATCGCAGAAATGCTTGATCGGGGCTGGGCTTTGGGCGGTGAGAATTCCGGGCATATCGTCTGTGCTCAGCACACCACTACGGGCGATGCGATCATTGCGGCGTTGCAGGTCGTGCTGGCGCTTCGTCGGCGCGAGCAAACGTTGGCTCAGGAGCGACTGGCGTGGCACAAGTGCCCTCAGGTACTGATCAATGTGCGTTTTGCTGGTGATCGGGACCCTATCTCGCACCCTAGCGTGCAGGCTGCTTGCGACAGTGTTACCGAGCGCATGGGGGGGCGAGGTCGCGTACTCTTGCGCAAGTCCGGCACCGAGCCGCTGGTGCGAGTCATGGTCGAGGGCGATGACGAAAGTCAGGTGCGCGGCATGGCGGAAGAGCTTGCCAAGGTTGTCACTGAAGTTTGTGCGTAA
- the tpiA gene encoding triose-phosphate isomerase — protein MRRPMVAGNWKMNGTRASVAELIESLRLQTFPAGVEVAVFPSCLHVSQVLGGIDGERIAVGSQDCAVQNGFGALTGEVSADQFTEVGCEWVLVGHSERRLVLGETDEVVSRKFLAAQEGGLKPVLCLGETLDEREAGKTLEVVGRQLAQVLDDHGVSAFKSAVIAYEPVWAIGTGLTATPEQAQEVHAAIREQLSRQDRQIAEGVRLLYGGSVKADNAAELFAMTDIDGGLVGGASLKADEFGAICRAAGN, from the coding sequence ATGCGTCGCCCCATGGTAGCTGGTAACTGGAAAATGAACGGTACCCGCGCTAGCGTCGCAGAGCTTATCGAGTCTCTCCGCTTGCAGACATTTCCTGCAGGCGTCGAAGTTGCGGTGTTCCCCTCCTGCCTGCATGTCTCTCAGGTTCTGGGTGGCATAGATGGCGAGCGTATTGCTGTCGGTTCCCAGGATTGTGCGGTGCAGAATGGCTTCGGGGCGCTAACCGGAGAGGTGTCAGCAGACCAGTTTACTGAGGTTGGCTGTGAGTGGGTTCTGGTTGGTCACTCCGAGCGTCGCCTGGTATTGGGTGAGACGGACGAGGTGGTCAGTCGCAAGTTTTTGGCAGCGCAGGAGGGTGGTTTGAAGCCTGTGCTGTGTTTGGGTGAAACGCTCGATGAGCGTGAGGCTGGCAAGACACTGGAAGTGGTCGGGCGTCAATTGGCGCAAGTGCTGGATGATCACGGTGTGTCGGCGTTCAAGTCTGCGGTGATTGCGTACGAGCCTGTATGGGCGATCGGTACTGGCTTGACCGCAACCCCTGAGCAGGCCCAGGAAGTACATGCTGCCATACGAGAGCAGTTGTCGCGTCAAGATCGCCAGATCGCCGAGGGCGTTAGGCTTTTGTACGGCGGCAGCGTCAAGGCGGACAATGCCGCTGAGCTATTCGCGATGACGGATATTGATGGGGGGCTGGTTGGTGGAGCCTCTCTGAAAGCGGATGAATTTGGCGCGATCTGTCGCGCCGCGGGGAACTGA